The segment GAAGCAAAGTCCAGCGTTTAGTTTTCGACAAGGGGCGACTCTCTTCAATCTCAACGAGGTCCCCTTCATTGGCAACATTTTCTTCATCATGCACCTGACATACAGTACGACCCGACACAATTTTGCCGTAACGCTGATGCCGAAACCGTCGCGCGACTTCTACGCGAAGCGTTTTGTCACGTTTGCTGCTGGTTACTGTGCCTGTTAACTTTTTCTTCATTGCCGTTATTCCTGGCCGAAAACTTTATATAATAGATTAACTGTTGGCTTTGAGTCGCTCAGATTGAATCGTTTTAATTCGAGCGACTTCACGACGCATTTTTTTCAGCTCACTAGGAGCTTCCAGTTTTTCAGTCGTTGACTGAAAACGTAACTGGAAGAGCTCTTTTTGAGTTTCAGTCAGAACAGCATTTAGTTGTTCTTCATTCATTTCTCGAAGTTCTGCAGCCGTACTCATTATCTGATTTCCACAGTTATCTTGTTACCGGAAACAATAAGTTTCCGAACTTATTTATTACTGATACGGTAATAACAAACGTTTAATACCGTAGTTCGCAACTAAATCTTGGGTCGACGTCCAACCAACCGTACTCGTACCGGAAGTTTATGAGCCACACGATTAAAACAATCGCGAGCCGCTTCCTTATCGACACCAGTCAGTTCAAACATAATGGTTCCAGGACGAATCACTGCTACCCAGCGATCCGGATCCCCTTTACCTTTACCCATACGAGTTTCAAGTGGTCGAGCTGTTACCGATTTTTGCGGAAAAATCCGAATGTAGACTTTACCTTCACCACGGACATATTGAGTCGCTGCAATACGGCAGGCTTCAATAGTTTGTCCAGTGATATGTCCGGGGTCTAAAGACTGGAGTCCCCAATCACCAAAAGAGACAGTATTACCCCGAGAGGCGTTACCTTTTATGCGTCTTCTTTGGCTTTTTCGATGCTTGACCCGTCTTGGCATTAGTGCCATCGGTGTTGTCCTCTTCTGTAATGTCGCCTAAGTCAATCCAAACTTTAATACCAATGATTCCCTGAGGAGTCAGTGCTTCCGTTAAGCCGTAATCGATTCGTCGACGTAAAGTCGACAGTGGAACGGAACCGCGAGTTGCTTTTTCCGTTCGTGACATCTCGGCACCGCCGAGTCGTCCCGAAATCTGAATTTTAACTCCGTACACGCCAGCTTCCATTACCTGGTCCAGAGACCGTTTCATTGCTCTACGAAAACTACCTCGTTTGAGCAACTGTTGAGCAATGTCGTCTGCAACAAGTTTAGCGTTTCGCATCGGAGCATTGATCTCTTTGATCTTCAACTCCATTCGGCGACCGGTCAAATCTTCCAGTTCTGCTTTCAGCTTGTCAACTTCCTGTCCTTTTCGACCGATCAAAATACCGGGACGAGAGGTGTGAAGTAATAAGACAACCTGGTCGCGAGTTCTTTCGATTTCAATTTTCGGAATACCGGCGAACTGATATTTCTTTTTGATGAACTGGCGGATCTTCTGATCTTCAACCAAAAGTTTTCCGAAGTCCTTCTTCGAGGCGTACCAGCGGCTTCGCCATTCTTCCGCAATACCAAGTCGAAAACCGGTAGGGTGTACTTTTTGACCCATGTAACTGGAACCTCTATTTGTCTGTTTTGTTTATATCCTGAAAGATTACACAATCTCAGGAGCATCAAGTGCGATATGAATGTGAGAAGCGCGGCGACGGATAATAAAAGCCGTCCCACGAGCTCGTGGCTGAATTCGTTTAATCATCGGGCCGCCATCGACTCGAGCTTCCACAATTTTCAGCGAACCCACATTACGGGCCCCTTTGTCTTCCGCGTTAGCCACGACCGACTTCAGGACCTTTTCAAGCATTTTTGCACCACGGTTTGGTACGTATCGCAATGCATTCAGCCCTTCGACCGCACTCATACCACGAATCATATCTGCAAAGGGACGAACCTTTGTGGCAGAGATTCGAGCATTTTTGTGACTCGCCTTAATAACCGCCATTGTCTTGTACCTTTATGACTTCTTTAAACCTGCCCAGCTGAAACCAGCTGTGTGTATTCTCTGAATCAGGACCGGCCTAGCCGGGAACGTTATATCGAATAGCGAGAATCTTAAATGACTCATACGCCATCTGTTGTTATTTCTTACCGCGAGCACCATGACCACGGAAAGTCCGCGTCAGGGAAAATTCACCCAATTTATGTCCAACCATATCTTCCGTCACGTAGACTTGAAGATGTGCCCGGCCGTTGTGGACCAGGAATGTATGACCGATAAATTCAGGTGAAATGGTTGACCTTCGCGCCCAGGTTTTAATCGGCTGCTTTGCACCAGTCTCATCGAGCTTGGCAATCTTCTGCAGCAGCTTGGCGTCAACGAAAGGACCTTTTTTAAGGGACCGACCCATAACTTTATACCTTTTGTTTTCAGTAAGCTATCTTGCGATAACCGATCAAACTTTGAGTGTTCCATAACGACGTGATTTACGTCGTCGTACAATCGCTTTGGAAGAAGCTTTTTTACGTTTACGAGTTCCGCCCCCTTTGGCCAGTTTACCCGTCGGGCTACAAGGATGACGTCCACCACTATTGCGGCCTTCACCACCACCCATCGGATGAGCTACCGGATTCATCGCAGTACCACGAACGTGGGGACGACGACCCATCCAGCGTTTACGACCCGCTTTTCCAAGCGTAATGTTCTGGTGTTCACTATTACCAATCTCGCCGATAGTGGCGCGACAGGTACTGGGTAGACGACGAACCTCACCAGAAGGAAGCGTAATCTGAGCCCATTTGTCTTCACTCGCATTCAACACTGCTGATGTACCGGCACTTCGGGCCATTTGGCCACCTTTGCCTGGTTGCATTTCAATGTTATGAATGGCGGAACCCAGCGGTATATTTTTCAACTGCATGCAGTTACCGACTTCCGGTTCTGCGCTGTCGCCGCTGATAACCTTTGCACCAGCAACCAAACCTTCTGGTGCCAGGATGTATCGTTTCTCACCGTCAGCGTAGTGCAATAAAGCAATACGAGCAGTACGGTTTGGGTCGTACTCGATAAAAGCAACCGTTGCGGGAATACCGTCTTTGGTTCGTTTAAAATCGATAATACGATAAAGTCGCTTATGCCCACCACCACGATGACGCGAGGTGATTTTACCCTGATTATTCCGACCGCCGGCTCTTCTTAGTCGAACTACCAGAGACTTTTCTGGCCTCTTTTTACGATCCGTAATTTCAGCGAAGTCAGAAACGGATGCACCGCGTCGACCAGCTGATGTCGGTTTGTAATATCGAATACCCATTGTGACAACCTTTTATTGTAAAGAGCTTTCAGTTCTCTTATCTTGCATTCCAACAATCAAATCGGCTTAGAAGAACGAAATTCGATCATCATCGTGCAATTGTACGAAAGCCTTTTTCCAACTCTTGGTTTTACCAAGCATCATTTTATGTCGACGAGTTTTGCCCTGATGATTCTGAGTACGAACTCCGATCACCTTGACGCCCCACAATGTTTCGACTGCTTTTTTGATGTCCGTTTTATTGGCATCAGAATGCACTGCGAAAGTGTAGGTATTGTATTTCTCAGAGATGTGGGTCCCTTTTTCAGTCACGAGCGGTTTTAAAACAACCTGATGTGGCTCGAGGGTAATTCCACTTGTTTTGGCAGACATTGCTCAAACTCTCTTATGGATTTAGGTTAAATGTATTGTTAAGGAATTTTGATCAGGCAGTAACAGCAGCTGGATTCAACAGTGATTCCAACGCGTCTTTAGTAATGATCAACTCATGTTGGTGCAGCAGATCATAGGCATTCAGGAAATTCGTAGGCGAAACTTGCAACTGCTCTATGTTGCGCGACGATCGCCACAGATCAATATTGTATTCCGGAATAACCATCAGGACACTTTTGCTTGCCAAACCTAAAGTCTTCAGTGTATCTGCGATCAACTTAGTTTTGGGGCCGTCTACTGAAAGACTATCAACCAGGCAAACCTGATTGTCTTCAAATTTACTTCGAAGAGCCATTCTTGTCGCCAGACGAACCGCCTTTTTAGGAAGACGATATGTCCAGTCTTTAGGAGTTTTAGCGAAGGTATGGCCACCACCTTTTCGGACAGGTGTCCGGCTGGCACCAGCACGAGCTCGCCCAGTTCCTTTTTGACGGAACAGCTTCTTCGTACTACCTGCGACTTCGCCACGCCCCTTGGTTTTAACGGTACCAACACGCTTGTTGGCTTCGTACATCACCACAACATCGTGTAGCAATTGCTTATTGATTTCAGGAGACAAAGCGTCCAGATCGTAATCAAACGACCCGACTTCGTCGCCGCTCATATTTTTAATCGCTATCGAGGCCATCGGAATGCCGCCTTCAACGCCAATAATAATTTGTGTTGTTTTTTAATACAGACAGAAGCTCGTAAACTTACTTCTGATTTTTGTAACGATTCTTAGTACTGTGACGGAGAATTACTTCACCACCATTAGGGCCAGGAATAGCCCCTTTCACTAAGACAAGATTGTTTTCTTCGTCGAGCCGAACAACCTCGAGATACCGCACTGTCCGTTGGACACTGCCGTATCGCCCAGGCATTTTCGTACCCTTCATTACGCGGGAAGGGTCAGCACTTTGACCAATGGAACCACCATGACGGTGAACTCGTTTCACACCGTGAGAGGCTCGCTGACCGGAAAAATTATGCCGTTTCATAACACCCGCGAAACCGCGACCTTTACTCGTACCAATCACATCGATGAACTTGAGGTCAGCCAAGTGAGTGACAGTCAATTCTGCTCCCACTTCGAGATCACAATTCTCTCCATCAGTACGAAACTCTTTAATAAACTTTTTGGGCTCACAGCCAGCCTTGCCGAGCAACTCAACTCCAGCTTCTTCACGTGTTTTACGACGCTTACTGGAAATCGAGGCCACATGACCGCGTTCACTCCGTATCGCAAGACGGCGAGGTTTATCACCATACCCAATCTGCACCGCTTCGTAGCCATCACGCTCAAGCGTACGTACCTGAAGCACAGAACAAGGGCCAGCCTGAATGACTGTCACTGGAACCAGTACTCCACTCTCATTGTACACTTGCGTCATACCAATTTTCTGGCCGAGCAATCCAACAGGCATTATTTCGCCTTCCCACAATAAATATATACTGAAAGACTGTTAACTCTGGGCAACAGACACCGACAGTACGCGGATTCCACGTAAGTCTCGATGCAAATTCAGAGAACAAATCCCGGATTCATAATTTCTGTAGCACTTTGCGATCAAGCCGCAGGCCACAGCGATTCAGACAGCAAGACTCAGGGTTAGCTACCTGCTGAAGCTTTAATCTTGATGTCGACACCCGCTGGCAACGAAAGCTTATTCAGCGCATCGATAGTCTTGCCAGTTGGCTGAATAATATCTATCAATCGCTTGTGAGTTCGAATCTCGAACTGCTCTCGCGACTTCTTGTCAATATGCGGACTACGCAATACCGTATACCGTTCAATTCGAGTCGGAAGAGGAATTGGACCATGCACTTCAGCACCGGTCCGCTTCGCGGTATCGACAATATCAGATGCCGATTGATCCAGAACTGAGTGATCGTACGCTTCCATACGGATGCGAATTCGTTCCTGTGTCGCAGCAGCGGCCACGAATCTCTCCCAACATCTCAAAATTTAACAGTGCGGTAACCAGCAATTTATGTAAATCACTGGAAGCGGAAGATGTTATTAATCCTCTTCTGCTTTGTCAATAAAACCGACTCACTTTCAGCCAAACTTCCGAAATGCTTTCGGACCGTCTCTGGCTCCCGGTGAGGGGTCACACATACTACAGACAAGAGGGCCGCCCCTCAAGCAACGTCACTCAATATTTTTTTAAATTCGGTACCTTATCACTCGAATTCAGCCGAACCCCTATATTTCAAGGCCCTTAGGGCCGTCTGGATAGTCAACAAAATGGGATTGACAGCGATATTCTCTCTTTTGAATATTGATTTTACTTCAATCTCTTCCGCTACGACATCATATCCCTCAACACTTCCGCCGGAGCCTCGGCATACTTCAACGGCTCCATTGAGTAAGAAGCGCGCCCCTGGGAAAGACTGCGAACCTGGGTAGAATACCCAAACATTTGTGACAAGGCGGCTTCTGCCTCCATTACAGTCAGGCTCCCCTTTTGCACTGAGTTCACAATCAGCGCCCGGCGGGCATTTAAGTCTGATTGAATATTGCCCAGGAATTCATGCGGAGTAGTTACTTTCAATCTCATCATTGGCTCGAGTAGAACAGCCCCTGCTTTTCCAAGAGCTTCATACACGGCATTTCCGGCGGCGGCTTGGAGAGCAACATCCGTCGTTTCCCCTTCCCGGTAGTCCACATCGAGAATGGTCAATTTGACCCGGATCAGCGGATAACCAACCGCCCCTCCTGCCTGGGTCACATCTTTGATCGATTGCTTTAGTAGCTCGGCCATTTTGGGAGGAAGCGCGTCGGGCTTCAGCTTACTCTCCACCTTAACGGCATCTTCCTCGCTCGGTTCGACTCGCAACTTAACCTGGGCATACTGCGTCACACTGTTTGCGGTACGACTGAACTCTCCCGAGACTTCCTGTGCCTTTTTAATAGTTTCACGATAACTGACCCGAGGCTTATGAACTTTAATCTTGAGATTGAAGTCATGCTCCATTCTGTTCTTCAGAATCTCCAGGTGCAGCTCCCCCATACCACTGATAATTGTTTGCCCAGTCTCTTCGCTCACCTTTGCCTTAAAGGTTGGATCCTGGCGAGAAAGCTTATCAAGAACCTCCTCCAATTTCTTACGTTCGGCACTCGAGTCCGGCTCGACCGCCATGGAGATAACCGTCTCTGGAAAGACGATGTTCTCCAGTGCAATCGGATGCTTGCTATCACATAACGTGTCGCCTGTTGCGACATCCTTCAAGCCAATCACACCGATAATATCACCAGCATAGACCTCATCAGTCTCAATCTTTTCACGGGAGTCGGCCTGAACTCGACGCAACTGCGACACCAATTCTTTTTTTCCAGTACGAGGATTCAATACCCGACTCCCCGACTTCAATGTACCGGAGTAGACGCGAATGAAATGAAACTCACCATGCTGGTCAGTGACAACTTTAAAGACCAGCCCGCAGAATTGCTCTTCAGGATTGCAGTCGCGTTTCAGTTTGCCCTGCTTCTTACCTGAAGGATCGTCCCCCTCCACTGGTGGCATATCCAACGGGCTGGGCAGGTAATCAGAAACCGCATCCAGAATCGGCTGCACACCAATAAAGTCGAGCGATGAACCACAGAAGAGGGGCTGCACTTCACCTCGCAGCGTCGCCGCACGAAGTGTCTTCTGGAATAGATCGTAGGGTACATCTTCCGTTTCCAGGTAGACTTCCAATAGAGACTCATCCAGCTGCGCCACTTCTTCAATCAGTCTTGAACGCCACTCTTCCGCCAGGCCCTGAAACTCTTCCGGGATCTCCTCTTCACGCATGTCCGCCCCTTTACTCTCCGGATCGAAGTACAGGGCCTTCATTTTATAGAGATCAATAATCCCCGTGAGATACCCCGGTGCAGGAGCGGAACCTGCTCCCATTGGCACCTGCATGGCGATGGGGTGCGCCTCTAATCGCGATTTAATCTCATCGAATGTTTGCTCAAAGTCAGCGCCAATTCGGTCCATCTTATTTATGAAGCAGACGCGTGGAACCTTGTAATGATTTGCTTGCCGCCAAACAGTCTCGCTCTGCGCTTCCACACCTTCCACAGCACTGAAGACAACGATGGCACCATCAAGCACGCGTAAACTGCGCTCGACTTCCGCCGTAAAGTCGACGTGCCCAGGCGTATCGATCAGATTGATGGTTTTATCCCGCCAGTGACAAGTAATCGCAGCGGAATAAATCGTAATTCCCCGCTTCGCCTCCTCTTCATCAAAGTCAGTGGTCGTCGTGCCATCATCAACACTTCCCATGCGATGAGACGCGCCCGAATAATACAGCACCCGTTCTGTCGTTGTTGTTTTCCCCGCGTCAATATGCGCGATGATTCCAATGTTACGTATATTTTCGAGTTCCGTATCCATCGTCTTAATATCCAGTTTCTGACTCGTCCGGGTTTTATGTTCGTTTCAATTTCAGTTTCAACTTCAGCAGAACCGCTCAACTGCAGCGAAATATCGCTGCGACGTGGCGAACAGAACAGGTGACATTCTTTTTCCAGAACCTGCAACACCCACCTGCTGGCAAAATTATACCGTTCTCAATAATTACAAAAAAACGCAGGACGCGGCTACAACCGACATCCTGCGTTTTAATTTTATGTGATTGTCACTTTCAACAGCGAGGCCACCTTTGACATGGCATTTACCTGTTGAGGCCTTACCAGGCGAAGTGAGCAAAAGCTTTGTTGGCTTCTGCCATACGGTGAATGTTTTCACGAGTCGTGATCGCAGTACCTTCACGACGGAAAGCCGCCATCAACTCATCCGCCAGGCTCACTGCGGTGGGACGACCTTTACGATCGCGAACTGCTTTGAGAATCCAGCGAATCGCCAGAGTCTGCTGACGTTTAGGATTCACAGGAGTCGGAACCTGGTAGTTGGCACCACCAACTCGCTTGGAACGAACTTCCATATGGGGTTTGACGTTTTCAACTGCTCGCGTGAAGACATCCAGAAGATCCTCTTCGGGCAGTTTTTCCTCGATGATGTCCATGGCGTCATAAAAGACACCTGAGGCGACTGTTTTCTTGCCGTCCAACATCAGGCAGTTTACAAATTTGGAAACCAGTTTGGATTCAAACCGGGGATCTGGTTTCAGCTGTGTTGCGCTGGCCGTAAATCGCTTCGCCATTGACTTTAAAACCTCTGACTTGGGCAGTGTCTTGTTCTTACAACAACTTCAAGACTGCTTACATGCTTATTGAAATATCAGTTTGATCGAATCGCCGGTGTCGACTGACCCGGCACAATAAACCTCGCGGTAACCTACTTAGCCCGCTTGGCACCGTAACGGCTTCGAGCCTGTTTACGATCGCTAACACCCAGGGTATCGAGAACACCACGGACGACTTTATAGCGAACACCCGGCAAGTCGCGAACACGACCACCACGCACCAGCACAATGGAGTGCTCCTGCAGGTTGTGGCCTTCACCCGGAATATAGGCGGTGACCTCTTTACCGTTAGAAAGTCGCACACGA is part of the Polystyrenella longa genome and harbors:
- the rpmC gene encoding 50S ribosomal protein L29, with amino-acid sequence MSTAAELREMNEEQLNAVLTETQKELFQLRFQSTTEKLEAPSELKKMRREVARIKTIQSERLKANS
- the rpsL gene encoding 30S ribosomal protein S12, which encodes MPTINQLVRKPRKKQTAKSKTPVMEGCPQKRGVCLVVKTVTPKKPNSALRKVARVRLSNGKEVTAYIPGEGHNLQEHSIVLVRGGRVRDLPGVRYKVVRGVLDTLGVSDRKQARSRYGAKRAK
- the rplB gene encoding 50S ribosomal protein L2 encodes the protein MGIRYYKPTSAGRRGASVSDFAEITDRKKRPEKSLVVRLRRAGGRNNQGKITSRHRGGGHKRLYRIIDFKRTKDGIPATVAFIEYDPNRTARIALLHYADGEKRYILAPEGLVAGAKVISGDSAEPEVGNCMQLKNIPLGSAIHNIEMQPGKGGQMARSAGTSAVLNASEDKWAQITLPSGEVRRLPSTCRATIGEIGNSEHQNITLGKAGRKRWMGRRPHVRGTAMNPVAHPMGGGEGRNSGGRHPCSPTGKLAKGGGTRKRKKASSKAIVRRRKSRRYGTLKV
- the rpsG gene encoding 30S ribosomal protein S7 — protein: MAKRFTASATQLKPDPRFESKLVSKFVNCLMLDGKKTVASGVFYDAMDIIEEKLPEEDLLDVFTRAVENVKPHMEVRSKRVGGANYQVPTPVNPKRQQTLAIRWILKAVRDRKGRPTAVSLADELMAAFRREGTAITTRENIHRMAEANKAFAHFAW
- the fusA gene encoding elongation factor G — its product is MDTELENIRNIGIIAHIDAGKTTTTERVLYYSGASHRMGSVDDGTTTTDFDEEEAKRGITIYSAAITCHWRDKTINLIDTPGHVDFTAEVERSLRVLDGAIVVFSAVEGVEAQSETVWRQANHYKVPRVCFINKMDRIGADFEQTFDEIKSRLEAHPIAMQVPMGAGSAPAPGYLTGIIDLYKMKALYFDPESKGADMREEEIPEEFQGLAEEWRSRLIEEVAQLDESLLEVYLETEDVPYDLFQKTLRAATLRGEVQPLFCGSSLDFIGVQPILDAVSDYLPSPLDMPPVEGDDPSGKKQGKLKRDCNPEEQFCGLVFKVVTDQHGEFHFIRVYSGTLKSGSRVLNPRTGKKELVSQLRRVQADSREKIETDEVYAGDIIGVIGLKDVATGDTLCDSKHPIALENIVFPETVISMAVEPDSSAERKKLEEVLDKLSRQDPTFKAKVSEETGQTIISGMGELHLEILKNRMEHDFNLKIKVHKPRVSYRETIKKAQEVSGEFSRTANSVTQYAQVKLRVEPSEEDAVKVESKLKPDALPPKMAELLKQSIKDVTQAGGAVGYPLIRVKLTILDVDYREGETTDVALQAAAGNAVYEALGKAGAVLLEPMMRLKVTTPHEFLGNIQSDLNARRALIVNSVQKGSLTVMEAEAALSQMFGYSTQVRSLSQGRASYSMEPLKYAEAPAEVLRDMMS
- the rpsC gene encoding 30S ribosomal protein S3 — encoded protein: MGQKVHPTGFRLGIAEEWRSRWYASKKDFGKLLVEDQKIRQFIKKKYQFAGIPKIEIERTRDQVVLLLHTSRPGILIGRKGQEVDKLKAELEDLTGRRMELKIKEINAPMRNAKLVADDIAQQLLKRGSFRRAMKRSLDQVMEAGVYGVKIQISGRLGGAEMSRTEKATRGSVPLSTLRRRIDYGLTEALTPQGIIGIKVWIDLGDITEEDNTDGTNAKTGQASKKPKKTHKR
- the rplP gene encoding 50S ribosomal protein L16, with translation MALMPRRVKHRKSQRRRIKGNASRGNTVSFGDWGLQSLDPGHITGQTIEACRIAATQYVRGEGKVYIRIFPQKSVTARPLETRMGKGKGDPDRWVAVIRPGTIMFELTGVDKEAARDCFNRVAHKLPVRVRLVGRRPKI
- the rpsS gene encoding 30S ribosomal protein S19, coding for MGRSLKKGPFVDAKLLQKIAKLDETGAKQPIKTWARRSTISPEFIGHTFLVHNGRAHLQVYVTEDMVGHKLGEFSLTRTFRGHGARGKK
- the rplW gene encoding 50S ribosomal protein L23, with protein sequence MSAKTSGITLEPHQVVLKPLVTEKGTHISEKYNTYTFAVHSDANKTDIKKAVETLWGVKVIGVRTQNHQGKTRRHKMMLGKTKSWKKAFVQLHDDDRISFF
- the rplC gene encoding 50S ribosomal protein L3 — encoded protein: MPVGLLGQKIGMTQVYNESGVLVPVTVIQAGPCSVLQVRTLERDGYEAVQIGYGDKPRRLAIRSERGHVASISSKRRKTREEAGVELLGKAGCEPKKFIKEFRTDGENCDLEVGAELTVTHLADLKFIDVIGTSKGRGFAGVMKRHNFSGQRASHGVKRVHRHGGSIGQSADPSRVMKGTKMPGRYGSVQRTVRYLEVVRLDEENNLVLVKGAIPGPNGGEVILRHSTKNRYKNQK
- the rplV gene encoding 50S ribosomal protein L22: MAVIKASHKNARISATKVRPFADMIRGMSAVEGLNALRYVPNRGAKMLEKVLKSVVANAEDKGARNVGSLKIVEARVDGGPMIKRIQPRARGTAFIIRRRASHIHIALDAPEIV
- the rpsQ gene encoding 30S ribosomal protein S17, encoding MKKKLTGTVTSSKRDKTLRVEVARRFRHQRYGKIVSGRTVCQVHDEENVANEGDLVEIEESRPLSKTKRWTLLQVLVATQSVQ
- the rplD gene encoding 50S ribosomal protein L4, with product MASIAIKNMSGDEVGSFDYDLDALSPEINKQLLHDVVVMYEANKRVGTVKTKGRGEVAGSTKKLFRQKGTGRARAGASRTPVRKGGGHTFAKTPKDWTYRLPKKAVRLATRMALRSKFEDNQVCLVDSLSVDGPKTKLIADTLKTLGLASKSVLMVIPEYNIDLWRSSRNIEQLQVSPTNFLNAYDLLHQHELIITKDALESLLNPAAVTA
- the rpsJ gene encoding 30S ribosomal protein S10; the encoded protein is MAAAATQERIRIRMEAYDHSVLDQSASDIVDTAKRTGAEVHGPIPLPTRIERYTVLRSPHIDKKSREQFEIRTHKRLIDIIQPTGKTIDALNKLSLPAGVDIKIKASAGS